The Prevotella herbatica genome contains the following window.
TAACACTACTGTCGACATTCCGGCAATGTGGGAATTGGCAGAAAAGACCAAGATGCCTATTGCAGGTAAAGACTTCAAGACAGGTCAAACTCTTGTAAAGAGTGGTTTCGCTCCTATTATAGGAACACGTTGTCTTGGACTCAATGGTTGGTTCTCGACTAACATTCTCGGCAATCGTGACGGTCTAGTCCTTGATGAGCCAGCAAATTTTCGCACAAAGGAAGTCAGCAAGCTGTCCACATTGGAGACCATTCTCAAGTCAGACGACCAACCAGACCTATATGGCAACGTTTATCATAAGGTTCGTATAAATTATTATCCTCCTCGCAATGATAATAAAGAAGGTTGGGACAATATTGACATCTTCGGATGGATGGGATATCCGATGCAGATTAAGATTAATTTCTTATGTCGCGATTCTATCCTTGCAGCGCCATTACTCCTTGACCTAACTTTGCTCAGCGACCTTGCAGCACGTGCTGGTAAGTTCGGAATACAACGTTTCTTAAGTTTCTTCCTAAAGAGTCCTATGCACGACTATACAAAGGGCGAAGAAGCTGTAAACAATTTATTCGAACAATATACCATACTCAAAAATGCTATCCGCGAAATGGGTGGCTACGAAGCTGACCAGGAAGTAGATTAATTATTATTTGCTTTATCATAATAAAAGGCTTGGAAATATCTTCAAGCCTTTTATCATTTAGACACATAAATAGTGTGTATATTGATTTCTTATATACCTTTGTTAAGTTATATATAGCATTAGTATATGAAATCTGATATGAATCCTTGGAAATAAAGGTTTTTATTTCCTATCTTTGCAGTAGCAATTTAAAACAACAGTTATATGAAATTAGACGGATTTGGAATTTTTGTAAAAGACATGCCGACGATGGTCAGGTTCTACCGCGATGTGTTGGGATTTGAAATCAAAGAAGAAGAAAACACGACCAACGTCTATCTAGTAAAAGATGGAACTCTCTTCCTTTTGTATCGCAGAACAGATTTTGAGCAGATGACGGAAAGTAAGTTCAATTACGCACATGGCACTAATGGCCATTACGAAATAGCTTTGAGTGTGGATAACTATGATGCTGTTGACAAAGCATACAACGACGCCATCAGCAAAGGTGCTACTTCTGTCATGAAACCAAATACCGAACCATGGGGACAACGTACATGTTACATATCCGACCCAGAAGGGAATCTTATTGAGATTGGGTCTTTCATAAAATAATATTAACTATAAAACATTGCTTAAAAAGAAAGCATTCAAAAATTTCAAGTCACATTAAGTTAGCAAGATTGGAAAAGCATTCTGACATAATCGCACTTACCTTTGCATCTGTGATATAGAAATAGAATTATGCAACAGAAAACATCAACAAGAGAGGACTATTCGAAAAGAATCAATATCATTATCGAATACATTAACAATCATTTGACAGATGATATTGACTTAGAGACACTAGCAAGTATCGCTAACTTTTCGCCATATCATTTCCATCGCATCTTCAAAGCTTTTCTTGGAGAACCGGTCGGTGCATTCATCACAAGAATGAGAGTCGAGACTGCAGCCCGGCTACTTCGTTACAGTGATATGCCCGTTCAGGAAATAGCTTACAAAGTGGGATATGATGTACCTTCTTCTCTTTCGAAAGTATTCAAGCAATTCTATGAAATCACACCAATAGAGTATAAAAACTATAAAAAGTACACGATTATGAAACCATTGAAGATTAGTCCCGATTTGGAACTAAAAGAAAGAGTAGTTAATTTGG
Protein-coding sequences here:
- a CDS encoding VOC family protein yields the protein MKLDGFGIFVKDMPTMVRFYRDVLGFEIKEEENTTNVYLVKDGTLFLLYRRTDFEQMTESKFNYAHGTNGHYEIALSVDNYDAVDKAYNDAISKGATSVMKPNTEPWGQRTCYISDPEGNLIEIGSFIK